Proteins found in one Salvia splendens isolate huo1 chromosome 10, SspV2, whole genome shotgun sequence genomic segment:
- the LOC121752416 gene encoding patatin-like protein 1, with translation MALASSSSFRKVLPPANGRLITILSIDGGGIRGIIPAKILEFLESELQKLDGEDARIVDYFDVIAGTSTGGLMTTMLAAPDANNRPLYAAKDIVPFYVNNGPQIFPQPFGSFGSTLAQLGGPKYDGKYLHKLLRDGLGESRLHDTLTDVVIPTFDIKLMQPTIFSSYEVKNSPFIDALLSDICIGTSAAPTFFPAHHFTNSDASGQSWDFHLIDGGVAANNPTLVAIREAMKQTMRNFPDYFPVQPLNFDKLLVISLGTGADKEEQKYTAEQAAKWGIFSWLVQGNSSPVIDIYNQSNKDMVDYFLQVVFQSLQSEDNYLRVQDETLTGSASSIDVTTKANLDELVRIGENLLSKPASRVNLQTGRSEPIPNGGTNQEALIKFAVMLSDEQKIRRSSSQTAE, from the exons ATGGCATTGGCATCATCATCTTCCTTCAGAAAAGTACTTCCCCCAGCGAATGGAAGACTAATCACAATTCTTAGCATCGACGGGGGCGGAATTCGCGGCATCATCCCTGCCAAGATTCTTGAGTTTCTCGAATCCGAGCTCCAG AAATTGGATGGCGAAGATGCTAGAATCGTCGACTATTTCGATGTTATAGCCGGAACGAGCACCGGAGGGCTGATGACAACCATGCTGGCAGCACCAGATGCTAACAACAGACCGTTATACGCTGCTAAAGATATTGTTCCATTTTACGTGAACAATGGGCCTCAGATCTTTCCACA GCCCTTTGGATCGTTTGGAAGCACGCTTGCTCAATTGGGAGGACCCAAATACGATGGGAAGTACTTACACAAATTGTTGAGAGATGGTTTAGGAGAGAGCCGGTTGCATGACACCTTAACCGACGTTGTCATCCCGACCTTCGACATCAAGTTAATGCAGCCAACTATCTTCTCCTCTTATGAG GTGAAGAATTCACCTTTCATAGATGCACTATTATCGGACATATGCATCGGCACCTCCGCCGCGCCAACCTTCTTTCCGGCCCATCATTTCACAAACTCCGACGCCTCCGGCCAGTCCTGGGATTTCCATCTCATCGACGGAGGTGTAGCTGCTAACAACCCG aCATTAGTGGCAATCAGAGAAGCCATGAAACAAACAATGAGAAACTTCCCAGATTACTTCCCGGTTCAGCCGCTCAACTTCGACAAATTGCTAGTGATCTCACTGGGCACCGGCGCCGACAAGGAAGAGCAGAAATACACGGCGGAGCAGGCGGCGAAATGGGGCATCTTCAGCTGGTTGGTTCAGGGGAATTCCTCACCGGTGATCGACATTTACAACCAGTCTAATAAAGATATGGTTGACTACTTCTTACAAGTCGTTTTCCAGTCACTTCAATCCGAAGATAACTACCTCCGCGTTCAA GATGAGACGCTGACGGGGTCGGCCTCCTCGATTGATGTTACGACGAAGGCGAATTTGGATGAGTTGGTGAGAATTGGGGAGAATTTGTTGAGCAAGCCAGCTTCTAGGGTTAATTTGCAAACCGGAAGGTCCGAGCCTATACCGAATGGAGGCACAAATCAGGAAGCTCTGATCAa GTTTGCAGTAATGTTATCTGATGAACAGAAGATCCGAAGGTCCAGCTCACAAACGgcagaataa
- the LOC121751783 gene encoding patatin-like protein 3, which produces MASKWGVLGWLLQPNSTPIIDIYNQASTHMVDYFLSTMFHAQTCQRNYLRIQAENLTGDSSLVDIATKDNLKDLVGIGEGNSEPALCGGTNKDALIRFAKMLSDEHKFRLSKSQHKN; this is translated from the exons ATGGCGTCGAAATGGGGCGTGTTGGGCTGGCTCCTTCAACCAAATTCCACACCTATAATTGATATCTACAACCAAGCAAGCACACACATGGTAGATTATTTCTTATCAACCATGTTTCACGCTCAAACTTGTCAACGGAACTATCTCCGCATTCAG gctgaaaatttaaccgGAGATAGCTCGTTGGTGGACATCGCGACGAAGGATAATCTGAAGGATCTGGTTGGAATCGGGGAAG GAAATTCTGAGCCTGCTCTTTGCGGAGGCACAAATAAGGATGCTTTGATTAG GTTTGCAAAAATGCTCTCGGATGAACATAAATTCCGGCTGTCGAAATCACAGCACAAGAACTAG